The following coding sequences lie in one Apium graveolens cultivar Ventura chromosome 3, ASM990537v1, whole genome shotgun sequence genomic window:
- the LOC141710856 gene encoding protein GAMETE EXPRESSED 1-like isoform X2, which translates to MGQVISWLLLFMILHAQYCLSLDWYFSWKNAADSKGVVSKFSGEPLHSHKGVELLKSAKQMSVSSNSCWQNAYQNLLARCSEILAAEEYRSRLAWYLSDCFQKDSGRSPFPHCDWESSMKTCLQKLDVDARDIYLEFYVETNSICHQIQADTFKRNMERLVTELKMASEIAESKIEDIQDQAEHLITSSKKTQESLVSIDSHSDQLAQTSKKVEDEAGFIVKQMEAVHEQCIGMTSFQLEFLKRQGNMKESTVEGIELLHNSFNNLNLEVDKFELEALEIENAIGKMDDEMSSKMKYLQNKADNIGHITAISIGVQSELLEGQSDALKGVQHMSNFMTQALEDSRRTTKKLSEIGHKQQEELFRRQEQLKQTHAHLIQNSRTILAAQEDFESKQSAMFLAIDKLFALHNPILLESSPIKAFLAYSLSIFIIFMFTSMKQTYCVRPRLYIGLCAAFLFECFVPKYLTETMKHSTTRFF; encoded by the exons ATGGGCCAGGTCATTAGTTGGTTGTTACTGTTTATGATCCTTCATGCACAATACTGTCTTTCCTTGGATTGGTACTTTTCTTGGAAAAATGCTGCTGATTCTAAAGGAGTTGTTTCTAAATTCTCCGGGGAACCTCTTCACAGTCACAAGGGAGTGGAACTACTAAAGAGTGCAAAGCAAATGTCAGTTTCTTCAAATTCGTGTTGGCAAAATGCCTATCAAAATCTGTTAGCACGGTGTTCTGAGATACTTGCTGCTGAAGAATATCGCTCTAGGCTTGCTTGGTATCTTAGTGATTGTTTTCAGAAGGATTCGGGGAGGTCTCCATTTCCTCATTGTGATTGGGAATCTTCCATGAAGACTTGTCTTCAAAAATTAGACGTGGATGCCCGTGACATTTATTTGGAGTTTTATGTTGAGACTAATTCAATCTGTCATCAGATACA AGCGGACACTTTCAAACGAAACATGGAAAGATTAGTTACTGAACTTAAGATGGCATCTGAAATTGCAGAAAGTAAGATTGAAGATATTCAAGATCAAGCAGAACATCTGATAACAAGTTCGAAGAAAACTCAGGAATCCTTAGTCTCAATTGATTCTCATTCTGATCAACTGGCTCAGACATCAAAAAAAGTAGAAGATGAAGCCGGTTTTATAGTGAAACAAATGGAGGCTGTTCATGAGCAGTGTATAGGCATGACATCTTTTCAATTGGAATTTCTTAAAAGACAAGGGAATATGAAAGAGAGCACAGTGGAAGGGATAGAACTGCTTCATAATTCCTTTAATAATTTGAACCTCGAAGTAGACAAGTTTGAACTTGAAGCTCTTGAAATTGAGAATGCGATTGGCAAGATGGATGACGAAATGTCTTCAAAGATGAAATATCTTCAGAACAAAGCTGATAATATTGGCCACATAACTGCAATTTCTATAGGTGTTCAAAGTGAACTTCTAGAGGGACAATCTGATGCTCTTAAGGGTGTTCAGCACATGTCGAATTTTATGACTCAAGCACTTGAAGATAGCAG GAGAACTACAAAAAAGTTGTCTGAAATTGGTCATAAGCAACAGGAAGAGCTTTTTAGGCGGCAAGAACAGCTCAAACAAACTCATGCTCATCTGATACAGAACTCAAGGACTATATTAGCAGCTCAG GAAGATTTTGAATCAAAGCAATCAGCTATGTTTCTAGCCATTGACAAGCTCTTTGCTTTACACAACCCCATTCTGCTCGAATCAAGTCCTATTAAAGCTTTTCTTGCGTACTCCCTATCAATCTTTATAATCTTTATGTTCACAAGTATGAAGCAGACGTACTGTGTAAGGCCTAGGCTTTATATAG GGTTATGTGCTGCATTCCTGTTTGAGTGTTTTGTCCCCAAGTATTTGACAG AAACTATGAAGCACTCAACCACCAGATTCTTTTAA
- the LOC141710856 gene encoding protein GAMETE EXPRESSED 1-like isoform X1, which produces MGQVISWLLLFMILHAQYCLSLDWYFSWKNAADSKGVVSKFSGEPLHSHKGVELLKSAKQMSVSSNSCWQNAYQNLLARCSEILAAEEYRSRLAWYLSDCFQKDSGRSPFPHCDWESSMKTCLQKLDVDARDIYLEFYVETNSICHQIQADTFKRNMERLVTELKMASEIAESKIEDIQDQAEHLITSSKKTQESLVSIDSHSDQLAQTSKKVEDEAGFIVKQMEAVHEQCIGMTSFQLEFLKRQGNMKESTVEGIELLHNSFNNLNLEVDKFELEALEIENAIGKMDDEMSSKMKYLQNKADNIGHITAISIGVQSELLEGQSDALKGVQHMSNFMTQALEDSRRTTKKLSEIGHKQQEELFRRQEQLKQTHAHLIQNSRTILAAQEDFESKQSAMFLAIDKLFALHNPILLESSPIKAFLAYSLSIFIIFMFTSMKQTYCVRPRLYIGLCAAFLFECFVPKYLTGNIGQQMQFISVARLVFLLLATTQLLYTIFTYRNYEALNHQILLTLIEKVNGMHRNKELPYNDRGMINWPLWVYTDLTEDDDKSEDPDYIPEEAGDY; this is translated from the exons ATGGGCCAGGTCATTAGTTGGTTGTTACTGTTTATGATCCTTCATGCACAATACTGTCTTTCCTTGGATTGGTACTTTTCTTGGAAAAATGCTGCTGATTCTAAAGGAGTTGTTTCTAAATTCTCCGGGGAACCTCTTCACAGTCACAAGGGAGTGGAACTACTAAAGAGTGCAAAGCAAATGTCAGTTTCTTCAAATTCGTGTTGGCAAAATGCCTATCAAAATCTGTTAGCACGGTGTTCTGAGATACTTGCTGCTGAAGAATATCGCTCTAGGCTTGCTTGGTATCTTAGTGATTGTTTTCAGAAGGATTCGGGGAGGTCTCCATTTCCTCATTGTGATTGGGAATCTTCCATGAAGACTTGTCTTCAAAAATTAGACGTGGATGCCCGTGACATTTATTTGGAGTTTTATGTTGAGACTAATTCAATCTGTCATCAGATACA AGCGGACACTTTCAAACGAAACATGGAAAGATTAGTTACTGAACTTAAGATGGCATCTGAAATTGCAGAAAGTAAGATTGAAGATATTCAAGATCAAGCAGAACATCTGATAACAAGTTCGAAGAAAACTCAGGAATCCTTAGTCTCAATTGATTCTCATTCTGATCAACTGGCTCAGACATCAAAAAAAGTAGAAGATGAAGCCGGTTTTATAGTGAAACAAATGGAGGCTGTTCATGAGCAGTGTATAGGCATGACATCTTTTCAATTGGAATTTCTTAAAAGACAAGGGAATATGAAAGAGAGCACAGTGGAAGGGATAGAACTGCTTCATAATTCCTTTAATAATTTGAACCTCGAAGTAGACAAGTTTGAACTTGAAGCTCTTGAAATTGAGAATGCGATTGGCAAGATGGATGACGAAATGTCTTCAAAGATGAAATATCTTCAGAACAAAGCTGATAATATTGGCCACATAACTGCAATTTCTATAGGTGTTCAAAGTGAACTTCTAGAGGGACAATCTGATGCTCTTAAGGGTGTTCAGCACATGTCGAATTTTATGACTCAAGCACTTGAAGATAGCAG GAGAACTACAAAAAAGTTGTCTGAAATTGGTCATAAGCAACAGGAAGAGCTTTTTAGGCGGCAAGAACAGCTCAAACAAACTCATGCTCATCTGATACAGAACTCAAGGACTATATTAGCAGCTCAG GAAGATTTTGAATCAAAGCAATCAGCTATGTTTCTAGCCATTGACAAGCTCTTTGCTTTACACAACCCCATTCTGCTCGAATCAAGTCCTATTAAAGCTTTTCTTGCGTACTCCCTATCAATCTTTATAATCTTTATGTTCACAAGTATGAAGCAGACGTACTGTGTAAGGCCTAGGCTTTATATAG GGTTATGTGCTGCATTCCTGTTTGAGTGTTTTGTCCCCAAGTATTTGACAGGTAACATTGGACAGCAAATGCAGTTTATAAGCGTGGCCAGATTAGTATTTTTGTTGCTTGCAACGACTCAGCTCCTATATACAATCTTTACATATAG AAACTATGAAGCACTCAACCACCAGATTCTTTTAACTTTAATTGAAAAAGTTAATGGCATGCATAGAAATAAAGAGTTGCCTTACAATGATAGAGGGATGATTAATTGGCCACTATGGGTATACACTGATTTAACAGAAGATGATGACAAATCAGAAGATCCAGATTATATTCCTGAAGAAGCTGGAGATTACTAA